The Chryseobacterium sp. LJ668 genome segment TCGAGACAATTCGTAGGGTACAATTCTCAGGTTATGATGGTCATTGTTAAATTTGAAAAAGATGCTATCGGTACTCTTCATCAGCATTTTCATTCGCAGATAACTTATGTTGCATCAGGAAAATTCGAAGTTACTGTTGACGGTGAAACAAAAATTTTGAAACAGGGCGACGGTTTTTTTGCCCAACCAAATATTTTTCACGGTGTAAAATGTCTGGAAGCAGGACAATTGATTGATTCATTTACACCATTCAGAGAAGATTTTTTAAAAGATTAACTGTGAAAATTCCCGACTTATTTTAATTTCTAAAAATTACAAAGCCATGAAAAAAACGGTTTTCGCACTCATGATTTTTCTTTTTAATCAGTTATCAGCTCAGGAAAAAATCATCGTCTGGCCAAAAGGTCAGATGCCAAATTCTAAAGGATTACAATTAAAAACCGAAGAGAAAGAAGGAAGAATTGTACAATTAAAAGAAACCGAACTTTTTGCATTTTTACCTCCAAAAGAAGAAAGAAAACAGATGGCAGTCATTGTAATTCCGGGTGGCGGATATTATAAACTGACCTACGATCTGGGTGGTTTTCAAATTGCAAAATGGTTTAATACTTTAGGAATTTCTGCTTTTGTTTTAAATTACAGATTGCCGACTTCACCTGATTTGAAACAGAAAGAAATTGCACCTTTACAAGATATTCAGGCAGCCATAAAGTACATCAGAAAAAACGCTTCACAATATGGCATTTCGCCCGACCAAGTGGGAGTAATAGGAACTTCTGCCGGCGGGCATCTGGCTGCGACAGTAAGTAATATCGTGACAGATTACACTGAATTACAAGGAGATTGGGAAGATATTTCAACC includes the following:
- a CDS encoding cupin domain-containing protein, with the translated sequence MNFKKEPFFDGNSGWEDLGNGVSRQFVGYNSQVMMVIVKFEKDAIGTLHQHFHSQITYVASGKFEVTVDGETKILKQGDGFFAQPNIFHGVKCLEAGQLIDSFTPFREDFLKD
- a CDS encoding alpha/beta hydrolase is translated as MKKTVFALMIFLFNQLSAQEKIIVWPKGQMPNSKGLQLKTEEKEGRIVQLKETELFAFLPPKEERKQMAVIVIPGGGYYKLTYDLGGFQIAKWFNTLGISAFVLNYRLPTSPDLKQKEIAPLQDIQAAIKYIRKNASQYGISPDQVGVIGTSAGGHLAATVSNIVTDYTELQGDWEDISTIPNFAILVSPVIDLGEFAHVGSRNSLLGENASLEKIKEYSMQNRVTEKTPPTILFHAQNDRTVPVTNSILYYQAMTKNKVKGAMFIFPEGEHKIGINNKSDLTDNWKTLCSDWLKTLDNK